The proteins below come from a single Corvus hawaiiensis isolate bCorHaw1 chromosome 20, bCorHaw1.pri.cur, whole genome shotgun sequence genomic window:
- the SEZ6 gene encoding seizure protein 6 homolog isoform X2 — MGPPPALLLPLLAALLRAPVHGSNGLARKTGESAEVEPTALPTPAEREAEAHFVSTAPTLKILNHHPLLEDLLHEAFLKKDYLAQAPFLPAGAGPFLPAGALQPAPGPPEPKPSPRTPALPRPAFPTDPLTTPAGRPGPWGEAWGAVPGADPSWSPSGVPESSTASPSQAPTTAGTSLAPRTGAAVVPGDEEGTTTTSTITTTTVTTLQGPAPCNRTLAGPEGWLVSPEPTGGPYDGSLDCTYTISVYPGYGVELKVENISLAEGETLTVESTGGLEPNLLANESFLLRGQVIRSPANLLTLRFQSPRPPSPGSYHFHYQAYLLSCPFPARPAFGEVSVSSLHPGGDARFRCSTGYQLQGARRLLCRNATRPFWSAREPLCLAACGGVVRNATVGRIVSPGFPGNYSNNLTCHWLLEAPDGHRLHLHFEKVSLAEDDDRLIIRNGNNVEAPPVYDSYEVEYLPIEGLLSTGRHFFVELTTDSSGAAAGMALRYEAFEQGHCYEPFVKYGNFTASDPRYPVGTTVEFSCDPGYTLEQGSTIIECVDPSDPQWNETEPACRAVCSGELTDTAGVVLSPNWPEAYGKGQDCIWGLHVEEDKRIMLDVRVLRLGSGDMLTFYDGDDLTARILGQYTGARGRFKLYASTADVTVQFQSDPGAGAFAYRQGFVIHFSEVPRNDTCPELPDIANGWKTSSQPELLHGTVVTFHCYPGFQLTGTDLLMCHWDLTWSGDLPSCERVTTCRDPGDAEHSRRVVSNPKFPVGATVQYVCDKGYVLAGTGTLTCHDRAAGGPKWSDRLPKCIPETYEPCHNPGVPAGGRQNPERRLYPAGATLHFSCTAGRALLGEGSLRCLPGHPSRWSGSPPICKAASYDEFYSNRNLDAVAKAVPSGTTLEGTNVAIAVFLPVLVVALLIGGIYLYFSKLQGKPVLQLPLAGSHPYDHITVESAFDNPTYETGDTREYEVSI; from the exons ATGGGCCCGCCGCCCGCGCTGCTCCTGCCGCTCCTCGCCGCGCTGCTCCGCGCTCCGGTACACG GCTCCAACGGGCTGGCAAGGAAGACCGGGGAGAGTGCTGAGGTGGAGCCGACGGCGCTGCCCACGCCGGCAGAGCGGGAGGCAGAGGCTCACTTTGTGAGCACGGCGCCCACACTCAAGATCCTCAACCATCACCCGCTGCTGGAGGACCTGCTGCACGAAGCCTTCCTGAAGAAGGACTACCTGGCCCAGGCAccattcctgcctgctggtGCTGGCCCCTTCCTCCCTGCCGGTGCCCTCCagccggcccccggccccccagAACCCAAGCCCTCACCCcgcacccctgccctgccccggccTGCCTTCCCCACTGACCCGCTGACCACGCCAGCAGGGCGTCCCGGGCCATGGGGGGAGGCGTGGGGGGCTGTGCCGGGTGCAGACCCCTCGTGGTCCCCCTCTGGGGTGCCAGAGTCAAGCACTGCATCCCCCAGCCAGGCACCCACCACGGCTGGCACATCCCTGGCACCCCGCACCGGGGCCGCTGTGGTGCCTGGGGATGAGGAAGGgaccaccaccacctccaccatcaccaccaccactgtCACCACACTGCAGGGGCCAG CTCCCTGCAACCGGACGCTGGCGGGTCCCGAGGGCTGGCTGGTGTCCCCAGAGCCAACCGGTGGCCCCTATGATGGCAGCCTGGACTGCACCTACACCATCTCTGTCTACCCTGGCTATGGTGTGGAGCTCAAG GTAGAGAACATCAGCCTGGCAGAAGGGGAGACGCTGACGGTGGAGAGCACGGGAGGCCTGGAGCCCAACCTCCTGGCCAACGAGTCCTTCCTGCTGCGGGGCCAGGTCATCCGCAGCCCAGCCAACCTCCTCACCTTGCGCTTCCAGAGCCCCcggccccccagccctggctcctaCCACTTTCACTACCAAG CCTACCTGCTGagctgccccttcccagcacGGCCGGCTTTCGGGGAGGTCTCCGTCAGCAGCCTGCACCCCGGTGGGGACGCCCGTTTCCGCTGCTCCACGGGATACCAACTGCAGGGCGCCCGCCGGCTCCTCTGCCGCAACGCCACCCGCCCCTTCTGGAGCGCCCGCGAGCCCCTCTGTCTCG CGGCGTGCGGCGGGGTGGTCCGGAATGCCACAGTGGGACGCATTGTCTCGCCCGGCTTTCCCGGGAACTACAGCAACAACCTGACGTGCCACTGGCTGCTGGAGGCACCAGATGGCCACCGCCTGCACCTCCACTTCGAGAAGGTGTCACTGGCAGAGGATGATGACAG GCTCATCATCCGCAACGGCAACAACGTGGAGGCACCGCCGGTGTACGACTCCTACGAGGTGGAGTACCTGCCAATCGAGGGGCTGCTCAGCACCGGGCGCCACTTCTTCGTAGAGCTCACCACCGACAGCAGCGGGGCCGCTGCGGGCATGGCACTGCGCTATGAGG CCTTCGAGCAGGGGCATTGCTATGAGCCCTTCGTCAAGTATGGGAACTTCACGGCCAGTGACCCCCGGTACCCTGTGGGTACCACAGTGGAGTTCAGCTGCGACCCTGGCTacacgctggagcagggctccACCATCATCGAGTGCGTGGACCCCAGTGACCCGCAGTGGAATGAGACAGAACCAGCGTGCCGTG CGGTGTGCAGCGGGGAGCTGACGGACACGGCCGGAGTGGTGCTGTCACCCAACTGGCCGGAGGCGTACGGGAAGGGCCAGGACTGCATCTGGGGGCTGCACGTGGAGGAGGACAAGCGCATCATGCTGGATGTCCGCGT gctgcgGCTGGGCTCGGGGGACATGCTGACCTTCTATGATGGGGATGACCTGACGGCGCGGATCCTGGGCCAGTACACGGGTGCCCGTGGCCGCTTCAAGCTCTACGCATCCACTGCCGATGTCACCGTCCAGTTCCAGTCTGACCCTGGTGCCGGTGCCTTTGCCTATCGGCAGGGCTTTGTCATCCACTTCTCTG AGGTCCCCCGTAATGACACCTGCCCTGAGCTGCCAGACATCGCCAATGGCTGGAAGACGTCCTCACAGCCGGAGCTTCTCCATGGGACTGTGGTCACCTTCCACTGCTACCCCGGCTTCCAGCTGACCGGCACTGACCTCCTGATGTGTCACTGGGACCTGACGTGGAGTGGTGACCTGCCCTCCTGTGAGCGGG TGACAACCTGCCGGGACCCTGGGGATGCTGAGCACAGCCGCAGGGTGGTCTCCAATCCTAAATTCCCGGTGGGAGCCACCGTGCAGTACGTCTGTGACAAGGGCTATGTCCTGGCGGGCACTGGGACCCTCACCTGCCATGACCGTGCTGCGGGGGGACCCAAGTGGAGTGACCGTCTCCCCAAGTGCATCC CGGAGACGTATGAGCCCTGCCACAACCCCGGCGtgccggcgggcgggcggcagAACCCGGAGCGGCGGCTGTACCCGGCGGGAGCCACCCTACACTTCTCCTGCACCGCCGGCCGGGCGCTGCTGGGCGAGGGCAGCCTGCGCTGCCTGCCCGGGCACCCCTCACGCTGGAGCGGCTCCCCTCCCATCTGCAAGGCGG cctcctACGATGAGTTTTACAGCAACCGCAACCTGGATG CTGTGGCCAAGGCCGTGCCCTCGGGGACAACGCTGGAGGGCACCAACGTTGCCATCGCTGTCTTCCTGCCCGTGCTGGTGGTGGCCCTGCTCATCGGGGGCATTTATCTCTACTTCTCCAA GCTCCAGGGGAAGCCGGTCCTGCAGCTGCCCCTTGCCGGCTCCCACCCCTATGACCACATCACCGTGGAGTCGGCTTTTGACAATCCCACCTATGAGACAGGA
- the SEZ6 gene encoding seizure protein 6 homolog isoform X1, whose amino-acid sequence MGPPPALLLPLLAALLRAPVHGSNGLARKTGESAEVEPTALPTPAEREAEAHFVSTAPTLKILNHHPLLEDLLHEAFLKKDYLAQAPFLPAGAGPFLPAGALQPAPGPPEPKPSPRTPALPRPAFPTDPLTTPAGRPGPWGEAWGAVPGADPSWSPSGVPESSTASPSQAPTTAGTSLAPRTGAAVVPGDEEGTTTTSTITTTTVTTLQGPAPCNRTLAGPEGWLVSPEPTGGPYDGSLDCTYTISVYPGYGVELKVENISLAEGETLTVESTGGLEPNLLANESFLLRGQVIRSPANLLTLRFQSPRPPSPGSYHFHYQAYLLSCPFPARPAFGEVSVSSLHPGGDARFRCSTGYQLQGARRLLCRNATRPFWSAREPLCLAACGGVVRNATVGRIVSPGFPGNYSNNLTCHWLLEAPDGHRLHLHFEKVSLAEDDDRLIIRNGNNVEAPPVYDSYEVEYLPIEGLLSTGRHFFVELTTDSSGAAAGMALRYEAFEQGHCYEPFVKYGNFTASDPRYPVGTTVEFSCDPGYTLEQGSTIIECVDPSDPQWNETEPACRAVCSGELTDTAGVVLSPNWPEAYGKGQDCIWGLHVEEDKRIMLDVRVLRLGSGDMLTFYDGDDLTARILGQYTGARGRFKLYASTADVTVQFQSDPGAGAFAYRQGFVIHFSEVPRNDTCPELPDIANGWKTSSQPELLHGTVVTFHCYPGFQLTGTDLLMCHWDLTWSGDLPSCERVTTCRDPGDAEHSRRVVSNPKFPVGATVQYVCDKGYVLAGTGTLTCHDRAAGGPKWSDRLPKCIPETYEPCHNPGVPAGGRQNPERRLYPAGATLHFSCTAGRALLGEGSLRCLPGHPSRWSGSPPICKAASYDEFYSNRNLDAVAKAVPSGTTLEGTNVAIAVFLPVLVVALLIGGIYLYFSKLQGKPVLQLPLAGSHPYDHITVESAFDNPTYETGSVFFAGHEGI is encoded by the exons ATGGGCCCGCCGCCCGCGCTGCTCCTGCCGCTCCTCGCCGCGCTGCTCCGCGCTCCGGTACACG GCTCCAACGGGCTGGCAAGGAAGACCGGGGAGAGTGCTGAGGTGGAGCCGACGGCGCTGCCCACGCCGGCAGAGCGGGAGGCAGAGGCTCACTTTGTGAGCACGGCGCCCACACTCAAGATCCTCAACCATCACCCGCTGCTGGAGGACCTGCTGCACGAAGCCTTCCTGAAGAAGGACTACCTGGCCCAGGCAccattcctgcctgctggtGCTGGCCCCTTCCTCCCTGCCGGTGCCCTCCagccggcccccggccccccagAACCCAAGCCCTCACCCcgcacccctgccctgccccggccTGCCTTCCCCACTGACCCGCTGACCACGCCAGCAGGGCGTCCCGGGCCATGGGGGGAGGCGTGGGGGGCTGTGCCGGGTGCAGACCCCTCGTGGTCCCCCTCTGGGGTGCCAGAGTCAAGCACTGCATCCCCCAGCCAGGCACCCACCACGGCTGGCACATCCCTGGCACCCCGCACCGGGGCCGCTGTGGTGCCTGGGGATGAGGAAGGgaccaccaccacctccaccatcaccaccaccactgtCACCACACTGCAGGGGCCAG CTCCCTGCAACCGGACGCTGGCGGGTCCCGAGGGCTGGCTGGTGTCCCCAGAGCCAACCGGTGGCCCCTATGATGGCAGCCTGGACTGCACCTACACCATCTCTGTCTACCCTGGCTATGGTGTGGAGCTCAAG GTAGAGAACATCAGCCTGGCAGAAGGGGAGACGCTGACGGTGGAGAGCACGGGAGGCCTGGAGCCCAACCTCCTGGCCAACGAGTCCTTCCTGCTGCGGGGCCAGGTCATCCGCAGCCCAGCCAACCTCCTCACCTTGCGCTTCCAGAGCCCCcggccccccagccctggctcctaCCACTTTCACTACCAAG CCTACCTGCTGagctgccccttcccagcacGGCCGGCTTTCGGGGAGGTCTCCGTCAGCAGCCTGCACCCCGGTGGGGACGCCCGTTTCCGCTGCTCCACGGGATACCAACTGCAGGGCGCCCGCCGGCTCCTCTGCCGCAACGCCACCCGCCCCTTCTGGAGCGCCCGCGAGCCCCTCTGTCTCG CGGCGTGCGGCGGGGTGGTCCGGAATGCCACAGTGGGACGCATTGTCTCGCCCGGCTTTCCCGGGAACTACAGCAACAACCTGACGTGCCACTGGCTGCTGGAGGCACCAGATGGCCACCGCCTGCACCTCCACTTCGAGAAGGTGTCACTGGCAGAGGATGATGACAG GCTCATCATCCGCAACGGCAACAACGTGGAGGCACCGCCGGTGTACGACTCCTACGAGGTGGAGTACCTGCCAATCGAGGGGCTGCTCAGCACCGGGCGCCACTTCTTCGTAGAGCTCACCACCGACAGCAGCGGGGCCGCTGCGGGCATGGCACTGCGCTATGAGG CCTTCGAGCAGGGGCATTGCTATGAGCCCTTCGTCAAGTATGGGAACTTCACGGCCAGTGACCCCCGGTACCCTGTGGGTACCACAGTGGAGTTCAGCTGCGACCCTGGCTacacgctggagcagggctccACCATCATCGAGTGCGTGGACCCCAGTGACCCGCAGTGGAATGAGACAGAACCAGCGTGCCGTG CGGTGTGCAGCGGGGAGCTGACGGACACGGCCGGAGTGGTGCTGTCACCCAACTGGCCGGAGGCGTACGGGAAGGGCCAGGACTGCATCTGGGGGCTGCACGTGGAGGAGGACAAGCGCATCATGCTGGATGTCCGCGT gctgcgGCTGGGCTCGGGGGACATGCTGACCTTCTATGATGGGGATGACCTGACGGCGCGGATCCTGGGCCAGTACACGGGTGCCCGTGGCCGCTTCAAGCTCTACGCATCCACTGCCGATGTCACCGTCCAGTTCCAGTCTGACCCTGGTGCCGGTGCCTTTGCCTATCGGCAGGGCTTTGTCATCCACTTCTCTG AGGTCCCCCGTAATGACACCTGCCCTGAGCTGCCAGACATCGCCAATGGCTGGAAGACGTCCTCACAGCCGGAGCTTCTCCATGGGACTGTGGTCACCTTCCACTGCTACCCCGGCTTCCAGCTGACCGGCACTGACCTCCTGATGTGTCACTGGGACCTGACGTGGAGTGGTGACCTGCCCTCCTGTGAGCGGG TGACAACCTGCCGGGACCCTGGGGATGCTGAGCACAGCCGCAGGGTGGTCTCCAATCCTAAATTCCCGGTGGGAGCCACCGTGCAGTACGTCTGTGACAAGGGCTATGTCCTGGCGGGCACTGGGACCCTCACCTGCCATGACCGTGCTGCGGGGGGACCCAAGTGGAGTGACCGTCTCCCCAAGTGCATCC CGGAGACGTATGAGCCCTGCCACAACCCCGGCGtgccggcgggcgggcggcagAACCCGGAGCGGCGGCTGTACCCGGCGGGAGCCACCCTACACTTCTCCTGCACCGCCGGCCGGGCGCTGCTGGGCGAGGGCAGCCTGCGCTGCCTGCCCGGGCACCCCTCACGCTGGAGCGGCTCCCCTCCCATCTGCAAGGCGG cctcctACGATGAGTTTTACAGCAACCGCAACCTGGATG CTGTGGCCAAGGCCGTGCCCTCGGGGACAACGCTGGAGGGCACCAACGTTGCCATCGCTGTCTTCCTGCCCGTGCTGGTGGTGGCCCTGCTCATCGGGGGCATTTATCTCTACTTCTCCAA GCTCCAGGGGAAGCCGGTCCTGCAGCTGCCCCTTGCCGGCTCCCACCCCTATGACCACATCACCGTGGAGTCGGCTTTTGACAATCCCACCTATGAGACAGGA
- the PIPOX gene encoding peroxisomal sarcosine oxidase — protein sequence MAAPSQPQKSTYDVIVIGAGIQGSFTAYHLAQRHKDTLLLEQFLLPHSRGSSHGQSRIIRSAYPQEYYSRMMPDSFRLWQQLEAETGTTLYRQTGLVVLGLPGEPELEACRRSLGVDEVLDAAALAQRFPGFRLQAGQVAVLDSTAGVLFADRALRAVQEVFRRHGGTLRDGEKVLHIEPGATVTVTTTAGVYKAPRLIITAGAWTGAFVEQLGLRLPLQPLRINVCYWREKQPGSASSGSVSPCFLTLGLSQAPHGIYGLPSIEYPGLMKVCHHHGSPTDPEKRDQAPSSAPHPDIAVLSSFISSYLPGLETQPAVMETCLYTNTPDEDFILDRHPKFSNIVIGAGFSGHGFKLAPVVGKLLCELSLGEEPSHNMAHFAITRFPGVLAAAQ from the exons ATGGCTGCCCCAAGCCAGCCCCAGAAGTCCACCTACGATGTCATTGTCATCGGGGCCGGCATCCAGGGCTCTTTCACTGCCTACCACCTGGCCCAGCGCCACAAGGAcactctgctgctggagcag TTCCTCCTGCCCCACTCTCGGGGCAGCTCGCATGGGCAGAGCCGCATCATCCGCAGCGCCTACCCCCAGGAGTACTACTCCCGCATGATGCCCGACAGCTTCcgcctctggcagcagctggaggccgAGACCGGCACCACCCTCTACAg GCAGACGggactggtggtgctggggctgccgGGAGAGCCGGAGCTGGAGGCCTGCAGGAGGAGCCTGGGTGTTGACGAGGTCCTCGACGCCGCGGCGCTGGCCCAGCGCTTCCCCGGCTTCCGGCTCCAAGCTGGCCAGGTGGCCGTGTTGGACAGCACTGCCGGGGTGCTCTTCGCTGACCGGGCACTGCGGGCGGTGCAG GAGGTCTTTCGCCGACATGGGGGCACCCTGCGGGACGGGGAGAAGGTGCTGCACATCGAACCTGGGGCCACGGTCACTGTCACCACCACTGCTGGGGTGTACAAAGCCCCCCGGCTCATCATCACGGCTGGAGCCTGGACCGGTGCCTTCGTGGAACAACTGGGTCTCCGCCTGCCACTGCAG CCCCTGCGCATCAACGTCTGCTACTGGAGGGAGAAGCAACCTGGGAGCGCCAGCTCGGGCAgtgtcagtccctgcttctTGACCCTGGGGCTGAGCCAAGCCCCCCATGGCATCTACGGGCTGCCCTCCATTGAGTACCCAGGTCTGATGAAG GTGTGCCACCACCATGGCAGCCCCACAGACCCAGAGAAGCGGGATCAGGCCCCCTCGAGTGCCCCCCACCCTGACATTGCCGTCCTGAGCAGCTTCATCAGCAGCTATCTGCCTGGGCTGGAGACCCAGCCGGCAGTGATGGAGACCTGCCTCTACACG AACACTCCAGATGAAGATTTCATCCTGGACCGGCACCCCAAGTTCAGCAACATCGTCATCGGCGCTGGCTTCTCAG gcCATGGGTTCAAGCTGGCACCAGTGGTGGGAAAgttgctgtgtgagctgagcctGGGCGAGGAGCCATCCCACAACATGGCCCACTTCGCCATCACCCGCTTCCCCGGCGTGCTTGCGGCTGCACAGTAG